In a single window of the Niabella ginsenosidivorans genome:
- a CDS encoding DUF3826 domain-containing protein — MFCIFNGRRFFILFKNSTGFFSGLFFAVSLNAQSSAGNMNGEEAAYRKTINERAYKIVAPLGLKDSATFYKVQAVVAKQYFDLRDLDAGNATAIKAVKSTKEDPAAMAQQLKAGEEKRNAMVEKLHADYLKRLSEWLNAGQIDVIKNGMTYNVLPLTYKGYLEMIPRLTTEERKFIMDALVEAREHAMDAGTSEKKHAWFGKYKGRINNYLSKRGYDMNKESKDWQERIKRQQSGK, encoded by the coding sequence ATGTTCTGTATTTTTAATGGTAGACGGTTCTTTATATTGTTTAAGAATAGTACAGGCTTTTTTTCAGGGTTGTTTTTTGCAGTCAGCTTAAACGCGCAGTCCTCCGCCGGTAATATGAATGGGGAAGAAGCCGCTTACCGGAAAACGATTAATGAAAGAGCGTATAAGATTGTGGCACCTCTTGGTTTAAAAGATTCAGCCACATTTTATAAGGTACAGGCTGTTGTTGCAAAGCAGTATTTTGATCTGCGGGATCTTGATGCCGGTAATGCTACGGCCATTAAAGCCGTTAAAAGCACTAAGGAAGACCCGGCAGCAATGGCACAGCAGTTAAAAGCCGGGGAAGAAAAAAGAAATGCCATGGTGGAAAAATTGCATGCGGATTATTTAAAAAGATTGTCGGAGTGGTTAAATGCCGGCCAGATAGATGTAATCAAGAACGGCATGACCTATAACGTGCTGCCGCTTACCTATAAAGGATACCTGGAAATGATCCCCCGTTTAACTACAGAAGAACGGAAATTTATTATGGATGCGCTGGTAGAAGCCCGGGAGCATGCAATGGATGCAGGAACATCAGAAAAAAAGCATGCCTGGTTCGGGAAGTACAAAGGGCGTATCAATAATTATCTTTCAAAAAGAGGATATGATATGAATAAAGAAAGCAAGGACTGGCAGGAGCGGATAAAGAGGCAGCAGTCCGGTAAGTAA
- a CDS encoding SusC/RagA family TonB-linked outer membrane protein, with translation MFYKTILKMMCLLMCACWGLHAAAQTKTISGQAVDDSTGEAVAGVTIKVKNGPQSAVTNGQGIFTMNIPVSGATLQYSHVGYEYGEIKASPSENIRITLHKLDNKLNEVVVIGYGAQKKSHLTGAVGTVNMQSIEDIPAGNLTEALRGQIPGVSVSGGYSRPGQPATISIRNPLYFSKDGGSQDPLYVIDDVIRTKNDFDLLDVSEIENISVLKDAAAAIYGILGSNGVIIVKTKRGRPGRTSINYSSSYGISNATSMPKMLNAYQQAQYMNAYLGGQYDFDTATLNANTNYYTADELDYFKDHSYNWLDMAFQSAFEMRQTLNLSGGSDRATYFAGISYMDENSNFPGLRYKRYSARASTDIKLATGLKLALSLSANMSDKKNTYNKQGGESLDNDWKTLVTASPMFPPEINGLPILIPNAGTSANINNYNYFGVHNSNNYTSTIGNSVNFQANLSYEFPFIKGLKASVAYNKNIANTWGKQYGTYYDVYQFNTLGTHGHILDTTYNRKVSLKNGDFVRLNPTIVNNYQLNGMLNYNRSFGKHDIGFLAGFEQTETFSDGVSGMQEGVLVGGLDNMNFATGTQSASETISETARLSYFGRLDYAYANKYLLQAQLRADASPNFAPEYRWGYFPSASAGWVISAEPFFSGLKQTVNFLKIRGSIGFMGIDNTKPYNWLRSYSIQTGKAAVFGGNNDRGLAVVTNQEIANYAVRWDDQNKYDIGLDASFLRNRLSATLDWYLNYSYNMLAGLTASPSFLIGSALPSENYGKAKVYGVEAALSWKDNIGKNWRYEIGLNTGWNDNRVLVRDVASGIVGTEDDPTGKPTDIGYWGYKYLGMFRSQADIDAYVAKYNITKMLGYTPDRLRPGMLYFEDVRGPLDVTTGKYAPPDGVIDANDEIQLKKRADNRYGFTLNAGISYKSVSLKVQASANWGGINAVESAATKVGKATYINRPAFWSDVWTPDNPDAKYPNPYFSSTYDIPTDFWWRSSTQIRISMINLSYTLPSNLIRKIGLTNARIFYVATNPINLYNPYDYKDNYSGSFDAFPVLRTSSLGISIGL, from the coding sequence ATGTTTTATAAGACAATTCTAAAAATGATGTGCCTGCTAATGTGCGCCTGCTGGGGCTTACATGCGGCAGCACAAACCAAAACAATTTCGGGCCAGGCAGTGGATGATTCCACCGGTGAGGCCGTTGCAGGGGTTACCATTAAAGTAAAGAACGGCCCTCAGTCAGCAGTTACCAACGGGCAGGGGATCTTTACCATGAACATCCCTGTTTCCGGTGCTACGCTCCAGTACTCTCATGTTGGATATGAATACGGGGAAATAAAAGCTAGCCCGTCAGAAAATATCAGAATAACGCTGCACAAACTCGATAACAAACTGAATGAAGTAGTAGTAATTGGGTATGGTGCTCAAAAGAAATCGCACTTAACAGGGGCAGTGGGTACTGTTAATATGCAAAGCATAGAAGACATTCCTGCAGGGAATCTTACTGAAGCTTTGCGCGGTCAGATTCCGGGAGTTAGCGTTTCCGGGGGATACAGCCGGCCTGGTCAGCCGGCAACTATTAGTATCCGGAACCCCCTCTATTTCTCAAAGGACGGAGGTTCACAGGATCCGCTATATGTTATTGATGATGTGATCCGAACAAAAAATGATTTTGATCTGCTGGATGTGTCTGAAATTGAAAATATCAGTGTTTTAAAAGATGCAGCTGCTGCAATCTATGGTATATTAGGTTCCAACGGTGTAATCATTGTTAAAACAAAAAGAGGACGCCCGGGCAGAACCAGTATTAATTACAGCAGCAGTTATGGAATTTCCAATGCAACCTCGATGCCAAAGATGCTGAACGCCTATCAGCAGGCGCAGTACATGAATGCCTACCTGGGCGGACAGTATGATTTTGATACAGCTACCCTGAATGCAAATACAAATTATTATACAGCTGATGAACTCGACTATTTTAAAGATCATAGCTATAACTGGCTGGACATGGCGTTTCAGTCGGCTTTTGAAATGCGTCAGACCCTGAACCTGAGTGGCGGATCTGACCGTGCAACATATTTTGCAGGAATCAGTTATATGGATGAGAACAGTAATTTCCCGGGTTTAAGATATAAGCGCTATTCAGCCAGGGCCAGTACGGATATAAAGCTGGCTACCGGTCTTAAGCTGGCCTTGTCATTAAGTGCTAACATGTCTGACAAGAAGAATACCTACAACAAGCAGGGAGGCGAAAGCCTGGACAATGACTGGAAAACACTGGTAACGGCCTCACCGATGTTTCCTCCTGAAATTAACGGTCTGCCCATATTAATACCCAATGCGGGCACCAGCGCTAATATCAATAATTATAATTATTTTGGTGTGCATAATTCAAATAACTACACCAGCACTATTGGTAACAGCGTTAACTTCCAGGCAAATCTTTCTTATGAATTCCCCTTTATAAAAGGATTAAAAGCTTCTGTTGCATATAATAAGAATATTGCCAATACCTGGGGTAAACAATACGGCACGTACTACGATGTATATCAGTTCAATACCCTGGGAACGCACGGGCATATTCTGGATACGACCTATAATAGAAAAGTGTCCTTGAAAAACGGTGATTTTGTAAGGCTGAATCCAACAATTGTGAACAATTACCAGCTAAACGGAATGTTGAATTATAACAGGAGCTTTGGCAAGCATGATATAGGATTTCTTGCGGGGTTTGAGCAAACGGAAACATTCAGTGACGGGGTTTCCGGTATGCAGGAAGGCGTGCTGGTTGGCGGACTGGATAACATGAACTTTGCTACGGGTACACAAAGCGCCAGTGAAACGATATCAGAAACTGCCCGGCTTTCCTATTTTGGCCGTTTGGATTATGCCTATGCCAATAAATATCTTTTACAGGCCCAGTTGAGAGCAGATGCAAGCCCGAATTTTGCACCGGAGTATCGCTGGGGATATTTCCCATCAGCTTCAGCAGGGTGGGTGATCTCTGCAGAACCTTTCTTCAGTGGTTTAAAGCAGACTGTCAATTTTTTAAAGATCAGGGGCTCGATCGGGTTTATGGGTATTGACAATACAAAACCTTATAACTGGTTAAGGAGCTATTCTATTCAAACCGGTAAGGCGGCTGTTTTTGGAGGAAATAACGACAGGGGGCTGGCCGTGGTTACCAATCAGGAAATTGCCAACTATGCTGTCCGTTGGGATGATCAGAATAAATATGATATAGGTCTGGACGCAAGTTTTTTGCGTAACCGTTTAAGCGCTACATTGGATTGGTACCTGAATTATAGCTATAATATGTTAGCCGGGCTCACAGCATCTCCTTCATTTTTGATCGGATCGGCATTGCCATCTGAAAATTACGGGAAAGCAAAAGTATACGGAGTGGAAGCCGCCCTGTCCTGGAAAGATAACATCGGCAAGAACTGGCGGTATGAAATAGGGCTCAATACAGGATGGAATGATAACAGGGTGCTGGTGAGGGATGTGGCTTCCGGGATTGTGGGCACAGAGGATGATCCCACAGGAAAGCCCACAGATATCGGTTATTGGGGATATAAATATCTGGGCATGTTCCGTTCCCAGGCAGATATTGACGCCTATGTTGCCAAATATAATATTACTAAAATGCTGGGCTATACACCTGACAGGCTGAGACCGGGAATGTTGTATTTTGAAGATGTGAGGGGACCGCTCGATGTTACAACCGGTAAATATGCACCGCCGGATGGTGTAATAGACGCTAACGATGAGATCCAGTTGAAGAAAAGGGCAGATAACCGTTACGGGTTTACACTAAATGCAGGCATCAGCTATAAATCTGTCAGCTTAAAGGTACAGGCAAGCGCTAACTGGGGTGGTATTAATGCGGTAGAATCTGCCGCTACAAAAGTGGGAAAGGCAACTTATATTAACCGGCCGGCTTTCTGGTCCGATGTATGGACCCCGGATAATCCTGATGCGAAATATCCGAACCCTTATTTCTCTTCTACTTACGATATCCCTACCGACTTCTGGTGGCGCAGCTCTACCCAGATCAGGATTTCAATGATCAATTTAAGCTATACGTTGCCTTCTAATCTGATCCGGAAAATTGGTTTGACCAATGCAAGAATATTTTATGTAGCAACCAATCCCATTAATCTGTATAATCCGTATGATTATAAAGATAATTATTCGGGTTCATTTGATGCGTTCCCTGTATTGAGGACCTCAAGTTTGGGTATTAGTATTGGTTTATAA
- a CDS encoding RagB/SusD family nutrient uptake outer membrane protein, with product MKYKILYSILVIATLAGTSCNKVLDKSDLSKLTPDYLFADSNLVQLNLDNIYDNNLPLWGGQNTGSGLSGVQGQLSEETSASNSIMYGTMSYGMDEPGDFGTALNSNSTQPNTNWGKIRQLNTFITSLEASSLPEYTKNKFKAQALFFRAFRYWDLVRIYGGVPLVLTPLDGVGDAAREAALLPRNSTAECFAQIVKDLDTAIMFLPGKWASNTDWGRITSGAAAAFKGRVLLYYASPMFNPDDLQDRWQKAYEANLQAKTMLDANGFGLNSNYKTMWFTEVGNPEAVMVTGYNTSTADQGKKNNGWDKSCRPQYLLGSGSNAPTWELVSAYPMKDGKMPGVSAKYPYYDTLFYKNRDPRFDATIAYNGCTWPLDGNANYKLWTYYKTSTSSTEKNASNTGFYCRKAVSEGTFPGGDPTYSGTDWMEIRYAEVLLNLAESAVGAGKIGEGDEGYTGLIAVRKRAGIEAGDDNLYGLQAGMTRAQLFNAILFERRIEFAFEGKRFWDMYRWKRNTDLNGWYRNRLRIVLKTGTGIPTEADLTNASGSSYRDVQDLDNMMANYFTVIRNDNHDASNSVTKLDGQPINFQTQYYFFPIPQKAILNDPKLVQNNNWGGSFDPLK from the coding sequence ATGAAATATAAAATTCTATATTCAATCTTGGTTATTGCAACACTTGCCGGAACTTCCTGTAACAAGGTGTTGGACAAATCGGATTTGTCCAAACTGACCCCCGATTATTTATTTGCAGACTCTAACCTGGTGCAGCTGAACCTGGATAATATTTATGATAATAACCTGCCTTTGTGGGGAGGACAAAACACCGGCAGCGGCCTGAGTGGCGTGCAGGGACAGCTTTCTGAAGAAACATCCGCTTCCAATAGCATCATGTATGGAACAATGAGCTACGGAATGGATGAGCCCGGAGATTTTGGAACGGCATTAAATTCGAACAGTACGCAACCCAATACCAACTGGGGCAAAATAAGGCAGCTGAACACATTTATAACTTCTTTGGAAGCCAGTTCCCTGCCGGAATACACAAAAAATAAATTCAAAGCCCAGGCACTCTTTTTTCGTGCATTCCGTTATTGGGATCTTGTACGGATCTACGGAGGGGTGCCGCTTGTTCTAACACCTTTGGATGGGGTAGGAGATGCTGCGAGAGAAGCAGCCCTGCTTCCCCGGAACTCAACTGCTGAATGTTTTGCCCAGATCGTAAAAGACCTGGATACCGCGATCATGTTCCTGCCGGGCAAATGGGCATCAAATACAGACTGGGGCAGGATCACCAGCGGTGCTGCTGCTGCTTTTAAAGGAAGGGTATTGTTATATTATGCCAGCCCAATGTTTAATCCTGATGATCTTCAGGATCGGTGGCAAAAAGCTTATGAAGCAAATTTACAGGCAAAGACAATGCTGGATGCAAACGGTTTTGGGCTAAACAGTAATTATAAAACAATGTGGTTTACGGAAGTGGGTAATCCTGAAGCGGTAATGGTAACAGGATATAATACCTCAACGGCTGATCAGGGCAAAAAGAATAACGGCTGGGATAAATCCTGCCGGCCCCAGTATTTATTGGGCAGTGGCTCCAATGCACCCACCTGGGAACTGGTAAGTGCTTACCCAATGAAAGATGGAAAAATGCCGGGCGTCTCAGCAAAATATCCTTATTATGACACTTTGTTCTATAAAAACAGGGATCCCCGTTTTGATGCAACTATTGCTTATAATGGCTGTACCTGGCCGCTGGATGGCAATGCCAATTATAAACTGTGGACCTATTATAAAACAAGTACTTCATCTACAGAAAAAAATGCGTCGAATACAGGTTTTTATTGCAGAAAGGCGGTTTCAGAAGGCACTTTTCCCGGAGGAGATCCTACATACAGTGGAACAGACTGGATGGAAATACGCTATGCGGAAGTATTGCTGAACCTGGCAGAAAGCGCTGTAGGAGCAGGAAAAATAGGTGAAGGCGATGAAGGGTATACGGGACTTATAGCAGTAAGAAAACGGGCAGGGATTGAAGCAGGGGATGATAACCTGTATGGTTTGCAGGCTGGTATGACGCGCGCGCAGTTGTTTAATGCCATTTTGTTTGAGCGTAGAATAGAGTTTGCTTTTGAAGGAAAGCGCTTCTGGGATATGTACCGATGGAAAAGGAATACAGATCTGAATGGCTGGTATAGAAACAGGTTGAGAATTGTTCTGAAAACAGGTACGGGTATACCTACTGAGGCAGACCTCACAAATGCATCGGGATCTTCCTACCGGGATGTTCAGGATCTGGACAATATGATGGCGAATTATTTTACGGTGATCAGGAATGATAATCATGATGCCAGCAACTCGGTCACAAAGCTGGACGGTCAGCCAATCAATTTTCAGACCCAGTATTATTTCTTCCCGATCCCTCAGAAGGCAATCCTGAATGATCCGAAATTGGTTCAGAACAACAACTGGGGCGGTTCTTTTGACCCATTAAAATAA
- a CDS encoding pectate lyase family protein gives MIKNLKTGILLFCFGWCGTAAAQYPKIPQEDQARAKALLEAAQRHSDSMWAIAYPIIQKEAREGRPYIPWASRYDELPHADIPAFPGAEGGGKFVRGGRGGRVIVVTNLNDDGPGSFRWACEQGGARVVVFNVAGIIHLKSPVIVRAPYITIAGQTAPGDGICIAGETVWINTHDVIIRYMRFRRGETWVGRRDDAIGGNPVGNIMIDHVSATWGLDENMSMYRHMYNDSTGKIEDKFGTVNITIQNSIFGESLDTWNHAFGSTLGGENCSFMRNLWADNTGRNPSVGWNGIFNFVNNVVFNWVHRSIDGGDYRAQFNIINNYFKPGPATPKDNNVGHRILKPESGRSKLKYKVYGRAYVNGNIMEGYPEITRNNWNGGVQVEEEKDAGRYTDYIRQSKPLIMPELTILDAQQAKAFVLANAGATLPRRDAVDARIVKQVETGKINNVPTCPLPKTQFEHRRLPIDSYKIGIITDPCQAGGYPEYKGTPYRDSDSDGMPDDYERKSGLNPNDASDAQTITKNGYSNIENYLNSVVNVRNVVPVK, from the coding sequence ATGATAAAGAATTTAAAGACTGGAATATTGTTGTTTTGTTTTGGTTGGTGCGGTACGGCAGCCGCTCAGTACCCGAAAATTCCGCAGGAAGACCAGGCCAGGGCAAAAGCGTTGCTGGAGGCTGCGCAAAGGCATTCAGATTCCATGTGGGCTATTGCTTATCCGATCATTCAGAAAGAAGCCCGGGAAGGAAGGCCCTATATTCCCTGGGCTTCGCGTTATGATGAACTGCCGCATGCCGACATTCCGGCGTTTCCCGGAGCCGAAGGGGGCGGTAAATTTGTAAGAGGCGGCCGTGGCGGCAGGGTGATCGTGGTAACCAATTTGAACGATGACGGCCCGGGCAGTTTCCGTTGGGCCTGTGAGCAGGGAGGCGCCAGGGTGGTAGTGTTCAATGTAGCCGGAATTATTCACCTGAAATCACCCGTTATTGTAAGAGCTCCTTACATCACCATTGCCGGGCAAACGGCACCGGGCGATGGTATTTGCATTGCCGGGGAAACGGTGTGGATCAATACCCATGATGTCATCATTCGCTATATGCGCTTCCGCCGCGGTGAAACCTGGGTGGGAAGAAGGGATGATGCCATTGGTGGCAACCCGGTGGGCAACATTATGATCGATCATGTTTCCGCTACCTGGGGATTGGATGAGAACATGAGCATGTACCGTCATATGTATAATGATAGTACCGGTAAAATAGAAGATAAGTTCGGAACAGTGAACATTACTATCCAGAACTCGATCTTCGGTGAATCGCTGGATACCTGGAACCACGCCTTTGGCAGTACCCTTGGTGGAGAGAACTGCAGCTTTATGCGGAACCTCTGGGCCGATAACACAGGCCGGAACCCTTCTGTGGGCTGGAACGGCATTTTTAACTTCGTGAACAATGTGGTGTTCAACTGGGTGCACCGTTCTATTGACGGCGGCGACTACCGGGCGCAGTTCAACATTATCAATAATTATTTTAAACCAGGGCCTGCTACACCTAAGGATAATAATGTAGGGCACCGGATCTTAAAACCCGAAAGCGGCCGCAGCAAATTAAAATATAAAGTATATGGCCGTGCTTATGTAAACGGTAATATAATGGAAGGCTATCCTGAAATTACCAGGAACAACTGGAACGGCGGGGTGCAGGTAGAAGAAGAGAAGGATGCAGGCAGGTACACGGATTACATCAGGCAATCAAAGCCCTTAATAATGCCGGAACTGACCATCCTGGACGCACAGCAGGCAAAAGCCTTTGTACTGGCTAATGCCGGCGCCACATTGCCCCGGCGGGATGCTGTAGATGCACGGATCGTGAAACAGGTGGAAACCGGTAAAATTAATAACGTGCCCACCTGCCCGTTGCCCAAAACCCAGTTTGAGCACAGGCGTTTACCGATCGATTCCTATAAAATAGGGATCATTACCGATCCCTGCCAGGCCGGTGGATACCCTGAGTATAAAGGCACACCCTACAGGGACTCGGATAGTGATGGTATGCCGGATGATTATGAAAGGAAATCAGGATTGAATCCCAATGATGCATCCGATGCGCAAACAATTACAAAGAACGGCTACAGCAATATTGAGAACTATCTGAACAGCGTAGTGAATGTTAGGAATGTAGTACCTGTAAAGTAA
- a CDS encoding polysaccharide lyase: protein MKKNRLYLLGFISLLGVQKQASAQYPVIPKSVEDSADAVMAGYQQLSDKAWANALPIVEAEAKKGKPYVPWASKSSDLIKAALPAFPGAEGGGACTPGGRGGKVVVVTNLNDDGPGSFRWACEQGGARIIVFNVAGIIRLKRPVSIRAPYITIMGQSAPGDGVCIAGESVLIDTHDVIIRFMRFRRGATEVTRRDDGLGGNPVGNIIIDHVSASWGLDENMSIYRHVYDRQANGKGEKLPTVNVTIQNSIFSEALDTWNHAFGSTIGGRNSTFMRNLWANNIARNPSIGMDGDFGFVNNVIFNWWNRSADGGDDKSFFNFINNYYKPGPITPKDKPIAWRILKPESGRSHKDTLVFGKAYVNGNIVEGNEKVTKDNWAGGVQLEDVKDAAKYLQQIRVNRPFPMAAFPVLAAKQAYGYVLKNAGATLPVRDAVDRRVIEDVRTGKITYSRDARPAPVSKYLKRRLPADSYKEGIISDIQQVGGYPEYKGTPHKDTDNDGIPDAVEKKMGLDPGNASDAPAIAKNGYSNIENYLNSLVPLETVSPKNGRPLSSL from the coding sequence ATGAAAAAAAACAGGTTATATCTTTTAGGTTTTATCAGTCTGTTAGGTGTGCAAAAACAGGCATCGGCACAATACCCGGTTATCCCAAAGTCTGTGGAAGATTCCGCAGATGCGGTAATGGCCGGCTATCAGCAGTTATCAGATAAAGCCTGGGCAAATGCCTTGCCCATAGTGGAAGCTGAAGCAAAAAAAGGAAAACCTTATGTGCCCTGGGCCTCAAAATCATCTGATCTTATAAAAGCAGCCCTGCCTGCCTTTCCCGGGGCTGAAGGCGGCGGCGCCTGTACTCCCGGTGGCCGGGGCGGAAAAGTAGTTGTGGTTACCAACCTGAATGATGATGGTCCGGGCAGTTTCCGCTGGGCCTGTGAGCAGGGCGGCGCACGGATCATTGTTTTTAATGTAGCGGGAATCATCCGGTTGAAACGACCTGTCAGTATTCGCGCACCTTACATCACCATCATGGGGCAGAGTGCTCCGGGTGACGGCGTTTGCATAGCCGGGGAATCAGTATTGATCGATACGCATGATGTCATTATCCGTTTTATGCGTTTCAGAAGAGGCGCAACGGAAGTGACCCGCAGAGATGATGGCCTGGGAGGTAATCCTGTGGGCAATATCATCATCGATCATGTTTCTGCCAGCTGGGGGCTGGATGAGAACATGAGCATTTACCGTCATGTATACGACCGGCAGGCAAATGGCAAAGGAGAAAAGCTGCCAACTGTAAATGTAACCATCCAGAACTCCATTTTCTCGGAAGCACTGGATACCTGGAACCATGCTTTTGGCAGTACGATCGGAGGGCGCAACAGCACTTTTATGCGGAACCTTTGGGCCAATAATATTGCAAGGAACCCATCCATAGGAATGGATGGCGATTTTGGTTTTGTAAATAATGTGATCTTCAACTGGTGGAACCGCAGCGCAGATGGCGGGGACGATAAATCCTTTTTTAATTTTATTAATAATTATTATAAGCCCGGCCCCATAACACCAAAAGATAAGCCGATCGCCTGGCGTATTTTAAAGCCGGAATCGGGCAGGTCTCATAAAGATACGCTCGTATTCGGAAAGGCTTATGTAAACGGGAACATTGTAGAGGGGAATGAAAAAGTAACAAAAGATAACTGGGCCGGGGGTGTGCAGTTGGAGGATGTAAAGGATGCTGCAAAGTACCTGCAGCAGATCCGGGTGAACCGGCCGTTTCCCATGGCAGCCTTCCCGGTATTAGCGGCAAAGCAGGCATACGGCTATGTATTAAAGAATGCAGGTGCCACGCTTCCGGTAAGGGATGCAGTGGACAGGCGGGTAATAGAGGATGTAAGAACGGGGAAAATTACTTACAGCAGGGATGCCCGGCCTGCCCCTGTTTCAAAATACCTGAAGCGCCGGTTGCCGGCAGACTCTTATAAGGAGGGGATCATTTCCGATATTCAGCAGGTAGGAGGCTACCCGGAGTATAAAGGAACACCTCATAAGGATACGGATAACGACGGTATACCGGACGCTGTTGAAAAGAAGATGGGATTAGATCCGGGTAATGCATCCGATGCACCGGCAATTGCAAAAAATGGTTACAGCAATATTGAGAACTATCTGAATAGTTTGGTGCCATTGGAAACAGTTAGTCCCAAAAATGGCAGGCCATTGTCTTCGTTGTAA